A single Sorex araneus isolate mSorAra2 chromosome 8, mSorAra2.pri, whole genome shotgun sequence DNA region contains:
- the ZSWIM9 gene encoding uncharacterized protein ZSWIM9: MEPPEPPACTVAGQEEQELRERAFFSWAEFSRFFDAWCQQRLALFFVKSSMHLARCRWASAPPLYTLIDVLKYSYVRLVCKDVRAPSRPAVGPSQAGCPAFIIVKLSPLRDRLVVTECQLTHSHPACPLEFAYYFRPGHLLANACLPVRTTNRISKQFVAPADVRRLLSSCKGRDHGVLDALHVLEGLFRTDPEAKVKLVFVEDQAVVETVFFLTSRTRALLRRFPRMLLVDRLPGLQGALDLLAVLCVDSAGRARQAACCVARPGTPSLLRFALASLLQSAPDVKGRVRCLTAGPEVAAQLPAVRQLLPGARVQICRAQGLETLFSKAQELGGAGREDPGLWPRLCRLAGAASPAAYAEALSELRAHGPAAFVDYFERNWAPRRDMWVRFRAFEAARDLDACALVRSHRRRLLRRLSPSRGVAQCLRDLVAMQWTDAAGEVPDSPEGTAPWSEGGPGRGAQLDQDSAKSLEAGTWGEASKEGSLWRGPPLEKEWARGLESRERTGDRLESDHERGWPLRDCRGGAVESPKARALQGRPWIAGQQEILTSTAPEIRDWRGLPWEGENEWSSGDWAMWRGGPQLEAQALRAADPFAVRTAPSEERRTRGLEAAERKGAAADGQRPGGVGGTSWPGLPTTLEERASGLSARDLPALQLEAGQGRGLETGLWLGRPLAPSPELVPENGDLRASRWREERQAVAETGEERGVKLGFPRRDPEEVVLVQLGDARGTGLENGDTRAAQPGDPRSRGGPEADAGVGCSALVGSVFEGEQEWAVTGGIHVATGLHPQDTGERESPQGYQRLPGPPEEQGPDWEPLAKFRAACGPELAELVAEELAFARRHGTRGFRWTGAGFALQDGTSDFVLDRALTRCSCSIHAARRLPCRHVFAARLLTGAALFHMDLLRDCWGQVPEP; encoded by the exons ATGGAGCCACCGGAGCCCCCGGCCTGCACGGTGGCGGGGCAGGAGGAGCAAGAGCTGCGGGAGCGGGCCTTCTTCTCGTGGGCCGAGTTCAGCCGCTTCTTCGACGCCTGGTGCCAGCAGCGCCTGGCGCTCTTCTTCGTCAAGAGCTCCATGCACCTGGCTCGCTGCCGCTGGGCCAGCGCGCCGCCGCTCTACACGCTCATCGACGTGCTCAAGTACAGCTACGTGCGGCTCGTGTGCAAGGACGTGCGCGCACCCAGCCGGCCAGCAGTAGG GCCTTCCCAGGCCGGCTGCCCGGCCTTCATCATTGTCAAGCTGAGCCCGCTTCGGGACCGCCTGGTGGTGACTGAGTGCCAGCTGACCCACTCGCACCCCGCCTGCCCACTCGAGTTCGCCTACTACTTCCGGCCGGGCCACCTGCTGGCCAACGCCTGCCTGCCGGTGCGTACCACCAACCGGATCTCCAAGCAGTTCGTGGCCCCCGCCGACGTGCGCCGTCTGCTGTCCTCCTGCAAGGGCCGAGACCACGGCGTCCTCGATGCGCTGCACGTGCTCGAAGGGCTCTTCCGCACCGACCCGGAGGCCAAG GTGAAGCTGGTGTTCGTGGAGGATCAGGCGGTTGTAGAGACGGTGTTCTTCCTGACGTCGCGCACCCGGGCGCTGCTGCGGCGCTTTCCACGCATGCTGCTGGTGGACCGGCTGCCAGGGCTGCAAGGCGCGCTGGACCTGCTGGCCGTGCTGTGCGTGGACAGCGCGGGCCGCGCGCGCCAGGCGGCCTGCTGCGTGGCACGCCCGGGTACGCCCAGCCTGCTTCGCTTCGCGCTGGCCTCCCTGCTGCAGAGCGCGCCCGACGTCAAGGGCCGCGTGCGCTGCCTGACGGCAGGGCCCGAGGTGGCGGCGCAGTTGCCCGCCGTGCGCCAGCTGCTGCCCGGCGCGCGCGTACAGATCTGCCGCGCGCAGGGTCTGGAGACGCTGTTCAGCAAGGCGCAGGAGCTGGGCGGCGCGGGCCGCGAGGACCCTGGGCTGTGGCCGCGCCTGTGTCGTCTGGCCGGCGCCGCATCGCCGGCCGCCTACGCTGAGGCCCTGAGCGAGCTGCGCGCTCACGGCCCTGCCGCCTTCGTCGACTACTTCGAGCGTAACTGGGCGCCCCGCCGGGACATGTGGGTGCGTTTCCGTGCCTTCGAGGCGGCCCGAGACCTGGATGCTTGCGCCCTTGTGCGCAGCCACCGCAGGCGCCTGCTGCGCCGCCTGAGTCCATCGCGGGGCGTGGCGCAGTGCCTCCGCGACCTGGTGGCCATGCAGTGGACCGATGCGGCTGGCGAGGTGCCCGACAGCCCCGAGGGGACAGCTCCTTGGTCGGAGGGTGGGCCCGGGAGAGGCGCCCAGCTGGACCAGGATAGCGCCAAGAGCTTGGAAgcagggacctggggagaggCCTCCAAAGAAGGAAGTCTTTGGCGAGGGCCCCCATTGGAGAAGGAGTGGGCCAGAGGTCTGGAGAGTCGAGAGCGGACAGGAGATCGGCTAGAAAGTGACCACGAGAGGGGCTGGCCCCTCCGAGATTGCAGAGGGGGTGCAGTAGAGTCCCCGAAGGCGCGGGCGCTGCAAGGGCGCCCCTGGATTGCCGGCCAGCAGGAGATCTTAACCTCGACAGCGCCCGAGATCAGAGACTGGAGGGGGCTCCCGTGGGAGGGAGAGAACGAGTGGAGCAGCGGGGACTGGGCGATGTGGAGGGGCGGACCCCAGCTGGAGGCACAGGCGCTGAGGGCAGCCGACCCGTTTGCGGTGAGGACCGCGCCCTCCGAGGAACGCAGGACGCGGGGCTTGGAGGCCGCAGAGCGGAAGGGAGCTGCAGCCGATGGCCAGAGGCCcgggggtgttggggggacctCCTGGCCCGGCCTCCCGACGACACTCGAGGAAAGGGCCAGTGGACTGAGTGCCCGGGACTTGCCGGCGCTGCAGCTagaggccgggcagggccgggggctggagaCCGGACTCTGGCTAGGGCGCCCCCTGGCCCCGAGCCCGGAACTGGTGCCCGAGAACGGAGACCTGCGGGCCTCCcgctggagagaggagagacaggcaGTGGCAgagactggagaagagagaggagtgaAGTTGGGGTTCCCAAGGAGAGACccggaggaggtggtgctggtaCAGCTGGGGGACGCACGGGGCACCGGCCTGGAGAATGGGGACACACGGGCAGCCCAGCCTGGAGACCCCCGGAGCAGAGGCGGGCCCGAGGCAGATGCGGGAGTGGGGTGCAGCGCCCTGGTGGGGAGTGTGTTCGAAGGGGAGCAGGAGTGGGCTGTCACCGGAGGGATCCACGTAGCCACAGGGCTGCACCCACAGGACacgggggagagggagagccccCAGGGATACCAGCGCCTGCCAGGGCCCCCAGAGGAGCAGGGGCCCGACTGGGAGCCACTGGCCAAGTTTAGGGCGGCCTGCGGGCCTGAGCTGGCAGAGCTGGTGGCCGAGGAGTTGGCCTTTGCTCGGCGCCATGGCACGAGGGGCTTCCGCTGGACCGGAGCCGGCTTTGCCCTGCAGGACGGCACCTCAGACTTCGTCCTGGACCGCGCGCTGACTCGCTGCAGCTGCTCCATCCACGCAGCCCGCCGCCTCCCCTGCCGACACGTCTTTGCTGCGCGCCTGCTCACAGGGGCCGCCTTGTTCCACATGGACCTGCTCAGGGACTGCTGGGGGCAAGTCCCAGAGCCCTGA